One genomic region from Pempheris klunzingeri isolate RE-2024b chromosome 4, fPemKlu1.hap1, whole genome shotgun sequence encodes:
- the clip3 gene encoding CAP-Gly domain-containing linker protein 3: protein MTKEENLEVQEKERHDREEQEEGRVQREEEEGMTEEEEEEEEDEEYELEEEREGEERAEDEEEDEQEEEREEREEREEGEEPSAGRDHEAEPEPEPLSVSEYQSPVHEPRRRAMVHPSAQAPLPKDYTFTFFDPNDPACLEILMDPRTTIPELFAIVRQWVPQVQHKIDVIGNEILKRGCHVNDRDGLTDMTLLHYSCKAGAHGVGDPAAALCLTSQLIALGADVSLRSRWTNMNALHYAAYFDVPELIRVLLKASKPRVLNSTCSDFHYGTALHIAASNLCLGAVKCLLEHGANPSVRNDKGLVPADVVPDPMDMSLDKAEAAMVAKELKQLLLDAVPLSCNLPRATLPNYDNIPGNLMLSSLGLKLGERVVLDDMKNGTLRFCGTTEFASGQWVGVELDEPEGKNDGSVGGVRYFICPPKLGIFAPVSKISKVVDQTPSSVTSTPRTPRMDLASRLAGKTKKEKEKKEREREKAQKKKTSVASLDPEGLNVEVGDQVLVAGQKNGTVRFYGKTDFAPGYWFGIELDQPTGKHDGSVFGVRYFTCLPKYGVFAPPSRVQRIGGPKDGSQSDKSMVKKVHQVTMSQPKRNFNTMRSPKDLTSESSISRLLFCCWFPWMLRAEMQS, encoded by the exons ATGACTAAAGAGGAGAACCTGGAGGTGCAGGAGAAGGAGCGGCACGAccgggaggagcaggaggagggccgagtccagagagaggaggaggaggggatgaccgaggaggaggaggaggaggaagaggacgaggagTACGagctggaagaggagagggagggggaggagagggcggaggacgaggaggaggacgagcaggaggaggagcgggaggagagagaggagcgggaggaaggggaggagccGTCGGCCGGCCGGGACCACGAGGCCGAGCCGGAACCGGAACCGCTGTCGGTGTCCGAGTACCAGAGTCCGGTTCACGAGCCGCGCCGCAGAGCCATGGTGCACCCGTCCGCCCAGGCACCGCTGCCCAAAGACTACA CCTTCACCTTCTTCGACCCCAACGACCCGGCCTGTCTGGAGATCCTCATGGACCCTCGGACCACCATCCCCGAGCTGTTCGCCATCGTGCGTCAGTGGGTTCCCCAGGTGCAGCACAAGATCGACGTCATCGGCAACGAG aTCCTGAAGCGGGGTTGCCACGTGAACGACCGCGACGGCCTGACCGACATGACGCTGCTTCACTACAGCTGCAAGGCCGGAGCCCACGGAGTCG GCGACCCGGCGGCGGCGCTTTGTCTCACCAGCCAGCTGATCGCTCTGGGCGCCGACGTGAGTCTGAGGAGCCGCTGGACCAACATGAACGCTCTGCACTACGCAGCGTACTTTGATGTTCCAGAACTGATCCGAGTGCTGCTCAAAGCCAGTAAAcccagag TGTTGAACTCCACCTGCAGTGACTTCCACTATGGTACAGCGCTCCACATCGCCGCCTCCAACCTCTGCCTGGGTGCCGTCAAGTGTCTGCTGGAGCACGGAGCCAACCCCTCCGTCCGG AATGATAAAGGCCTGGTCCCGGCGGACGTGGTCCCCGACCCGATGGACATGAGCCTGGACAAGGCGGAGGCCGCCATGGTGGCCAAAGagctgaagcagctgctgctggacgcCGTCCCCCTGAGCTGTAACCTCCCCAGGGCCACGCTGCCCAACTACGACAACATCCCGGGAAACCTGATGCTGTCCTCGCTGGGGCTGAAGCTGGGGGAGCGCGTGGTGCTGGACGACATGAAG aaCGGCACTCTGAGGTTTTGTGGGACCACGGAGTTCGCCAGCGGCCAGTGGGTCGGCGTGGAGCTCGACGAGCCGGAGGGGAAGAACGACGGCAGCGTGGGCGGCGTCCGCTACTTCATCTGCCCTCCGAAACTGG GGATTTTTGCTCCGGTGTCAAAGATTTCCAAAGTGGTGGATCAGACGCCTTCATCCGTCACCTCCACCCCCCGAACCCCCCGCATGGACCTGGCCTCCCGCCTCGCCGGAAAGAccaagaaggagaaggagaagaaggagagggagagggagaaag cccagaagaagaagacgtcTGTAGCCAGTCTGGATCCAGAGGGACTGAACGTGGAGGTTGGAGATCAGGTGCTGGTGGCCGGACAGAAAAACGGCACAGTTCGCTTCTACGGAAAGACCGACTTCGCTCCAG GTTACTGGTTCGGTATCGAGTTGGATCAGCCGACAGGGAAACACGACGGCTCGGTGTTTGGGGTCCGCTACTTCACCTGCCTGCCCAAATATGGAGTGTTTGCTCCGCCCTCCCGTGTccagag aATCGGAGGTCCTAAAGACGGCTCACAGAGTGATAAATCCATGGTGAAGAAAGTGCACCAAGTCACCA TGTCACAGCCCAAGCGTAACTTCAACACGATGCGTTCCCCTAAAGACCTGACCTCTGAGAGCTCCATATCCAG